Genomic window (Acomys russatus chromosome 2, mAcoRus1.1, whole genome shotgun sequence):
caggtcttgaacagttttattcaattccttctctttttaaattgtattttctatatttcttttggggatttgtttatttcctctttaaaagcctctTTCATCTTcctaagattggatttaaggttgccttcttgtgcttcagctgtgttaggctATCCAAGGCTACTTGTTGTAGGATAGCAGGGCTCTGGTGATGCCATaatgccctggctcttgttgactgtgtgcttacactggcctttagccatctgggttttgcagttctttttcttttcttttttaactattgagctattattttttattttaactttattaatttattcagattacaactaaattgttatcccatcacttgtattctcctattcctccctccctcccatttttcaccctattcacctcctcGCCCACTATATAATCATAgactataaagtctcatcttggtagcctgcttatgttttctttgagtgccaccaggcctccccaccaaggggatgtggtcaaatatgtaGCATAAcgtcctcagtcatcagggaaatgcaaatcaaaacaactctgagattccatcttacacccatcagaatggctaagatcaaaaactcaagtgacaccacatgctggcaaggatgtggggagagaggaacactccttcattgctggtgggaatgcaaactactacagccactttggaaatctatctggtgctatctcagaaaaatgggaatagggcttcctcaagacccagctattccactccttggaatatacccagaagatgctccagcacacaacaaagacatatgctcaaccatgttcatagcagccttattcataatagccagaacatggaaacagcctaaatgtcccttcagttgaagaatggataaagaaactgtggtacatttacagtattggaatactactccactattaaaaacaaggaaatcccgaaatttgtggacaaatggatgggactaaaattatcataatgagtgagttaacccagaagtagaaagactcacatggtatatacacacttataattgggcactagccaaaagggcatgtcccacaaaagtcttcacttaccaggagattgggatagatgtgaggacatcctactgaaaGTCTAGGTAAGAGATGGGGAGatagagaaatataggagatagagatataggagatggggaaatagaaggacccagagggtcctagaaacctacaagaagaacattgtgatgagtggaccagggcccaggggttctgctcaaactattgcactaaccaaggacaatacaatagtagacatcgaactcctactctgatctacccaatggaggacattctccatagttatgtggaaaGAGGGGTTTTGCAGTTCTTATAGGTTTAGATGATGacttctgagtttatctttgctGAATGGGTAGTTTTTTGTTGTATTATCACTTGGTTTCTGTTTCGTCTTTGTCTTCTTTCCTGAGTAACCAAAGATTCTGGTGACTAGTGAGTCTTCAGGTCCAGTAGGATATCTCCCATGGGTTTCAGTAGGATATCTCccatgggtttcttttttttgacCAGCGTGGCCTCTGGAGTTTTGGGTACTAACCTTACCTCTATGGTCCCTGGTGCCAGCGAAACTTCCAGAAAAGTAGGCACAGTTGTGGTCTAGAAAATAAAGTCCAGGGCATGGTGTGCAATTTAAGAATGTTAGGACTGATTTAAGGGAACTGTTAGGCAGGAGCTTAGGGTGGGCTTAGGTTGGGGTCTTACCTTGTATCAGCAGGCCTTTGGGAATGCAAGGAGAGTAGTCAGCCAGAAAATGGAGAgcaagagacagggtctctatttctttttccttttttgtttgtttgtttgtttgtttttgttttgttttgtttcattttgtttggttggctgtttggttgattggttggttggttggttggtttggtttgatttagtttttctagacagagtttccctgttatacagagccctgactgtcctggactctttttgtagaccaggctggcctcgaactcacacagatctccctgcctttgccttccaagttctgggactaaaggcatacatCATCACTCCCGACTCCTATTTCTAATTATGTGTCCCTATCCCAATTCTTTGACCTGAAACACATTAATCTCGAAACATCAGAAGGTCACTCCAGTATCAATTTTTTGCCTTTGAcattagtattttaatttttaaagccatTCTGATTGGAGTGAAGTAAAACATTTTACAAGTCTTACTTTGCATTTACCCAATGGCTAAGGTAAATATAATTATGCTTAATTTAGAACATCCAGTTCTCCCAAAGgataaatacttgctaattttaTGGTTGTAAAACAAAAAGATCCACTGACTGactattgcttttcttttattacaatAATGAAAAAGCACTGTACACCAAAGTTTTATCATTTGTTAAATCTAAGTATCATTTTTTCTAAAGTCAATTTACTGTTGAAAGTATATATTAGGATACATTAAGATCCAGAATTATCTCTTTATGATTACTTtgcatataaatttttaaaaatgatacagaATAAATTATACATCAAAGAGAGTACAGCATGTCTAAGGAAAaatgtatgtggggtgtgtgtgtgtgtgtgtgtgtgtgtgtgtgtgtgtgtgtgtgtgtgtgtttatgtgcatgtgttccaCATAGGAATATGAAAAGAGCCTCTTAAAAATTTCACTGTGAGACTTTGAAGATGGCAGTGGCCAGAGTGTACTGTATCTGAGTGGCAGAAGCCCAGAGGCCATGGTTATAGTGAGTAACCTAACAGATAACCCCAAAACACCAGTGTTGGTGTTTCCTGTATGGGAGGGCACATCCTGGGAGCTAGGATCGCACAATTCCAGGCCTCCACGTCTGTCTCACAAGTCCAGGAGTTCCACAAGATCCTGCCGTACCCTGTGAGACCTGCTTATACAAAACACTGGTCCCTAGTCCCAGGGACTCTCAGCTCCAGCAGTTACACCTCATATTTTTCCCACCATGAAGAGTCCTAGTCTTGCCCAAGGTCCCAGATTCCCGGCTCCTGGGGGTATTCAGCCTTTACTAGCATAGGCTCTCAGTTCCAGAGGTACTCCACTCCATCAATCAGACCTCGGATCCCTTCTACTTCCCCAAGGGCAGCCCATAGATGCCCAGGGTCACATCCCAAAACCAATCCTCAGTTCTACTGGTTCCTTTGCTGAGACTAGCTTGACAAAATAAGCATGCAGGGCAaggttccaagatggcagagcccaGCCAAATCTGAGTGACAGGAGCACAGCACCTGCTTGGCCACCAAACAATTGTGAATCTGATTGTGATTCTGTAAAGCCAGGGCCTGTTCACTGCCCATATGTCTTCATAATGCCAAACCCTGCTCGAAATCTCCCCGATTTAAACATCCCACCTGTGATACAGCCAGCAGAGAGGTGAAGCTGTAAGGTGGGGTCCCAACCCCCCTCATTCACCATCCCAAAGAGGCCAGTTGGAAACCCAAGCAACATTCAGTGTAGAGCCTTCTCACTGCTGACTCCAGGCAGGTAAAACCTGCCTGTCTCACTTGGGACAAGGCCAGCACAGGTGAGTTGTACTCAGGCTCTCACCCACATCTGCCAACCCAAGGAGGCCTGTGCAGGCCGAGCAACATTCAGCTTTGAACCTTCTCTGCCCTCTCCCAAACTTCCTGGACATCAGAGAGCACCAGGCCTGTCACCAGAGACAATCAGATAGCTGGAGGTCAGAGCAAGCACACACCCAACAACACCCAGGGCCATATGTCACCACTCAAAAACAGCTGTCCTACTACTGCAAGACCTGAAGcacaagaaataattttaaatccaaggttatgaaaataatagaggtcttaaaggaggaaaatcaatccctcaaagaaatacatgaaaatacaatcaaacagataaaggaattgaataaatcctttaaagaactacaggaaaatacaatcaaatgggggaaatcaatgaatgaataaaactgttctcAAGACCTAACAATTgaattagaagcaataaagaaaacacaactgaggtgattctggagatggaaaacctatggaagagaacaagaactgcagccataagcatcaccaacagaatacaagaaatggaagaaagaatctcaagtgtagaagacaTGGTTGAataaattgatacatcagtcaaagaagatgttaaaactaaaaaggccctgacacaaaacacccaagaaatctgggatcctatgaaaagacaaaacctaagaataatagaatagaagaaggaaacaaaTCCCAGTACCAAGgcccaaaaaatatttacaacaaaaccatagaagaaaacttccccaacctgaAGAAAGTGATGCCTGTAAACAcataagaagcatacagaactcaaaatagattggaccagaaaagaaaatcctcctaccacctaataatcaaaacagtaaatgtacagaacaaagaaagaatattataagTTGCAAGGGGAAAATGCCAacacacatataaagacaaacatatcagaattacatctgactccTCAACATATACttcaaaagccagaaaggcctgggcagatgACATGGAGACACTAAAAGACCACACTAAAAGATGgcagcctagactactatacccagaaaaaccttCAATcattatagatggagaaaacaagatgttccatgacaaaaccaagtttaaacagtacctgcAACAGACCCAGCCCTACacaagatactagaaggaaatctcTAGCCCACGAAGGCTAACTATAaccagaaaaacagagaaaataaataaccacaaTCCAAAAatctaaaaggaaggaagcacacacacaatgcactcTACCATCACCAGTATTAAAGTTATAGGAATTAAtgaccactggtcattaatatctctcaatatcaatgacctcaactccccaataaaaagacacaggctaacagaatagatgtgaaaacatcattctgctgcatacaagaaaaaaatacctcagcaataaagatagacattacctcagagtaaagagttagaaaaaggttttccaagcaaatgtacccaagaagcaagctggaatagccactctagtatctaataagatagactttcaaataaaactaatcaaaagagatggggaaggaaacttcatattcatcaaaggaaaaatacaccaaaatgacatctcaattcCGAGTATCTATGCCCCCAAAATAAGGGCAACAACACTTGTaagagaaacattactaaaggTTAAATCTCACATTAAACTCatacattaataatgggagacttcaacactccactttcagcAATGGAAAGATCATTGGcacagaaattaaacagaaaaataatggaacTAACTGAGgtcatgaataaaatggacctaacagatatctacagaacatttcacccaaatgaaggagagataaacctgttttttaggattccaagtgcgggatcgaaatggtctcatgagagaacaggtgaggttaattcactagaagaaaaaccacctcgtgcaggagcttaattgttgccagctgaaaagatcctgtgaacagactctgggaggagatatatgagcccagaactggaggcggggcatttttggagacttgggatagttttggctgttcatcgctgcacttcaagatgctcctagagagaaccgctcaagggaaggcttcggggctctggctcctgctgaggttctgggttctggttaccccaggttccagcagaagaaatcctgtggctcacgcccggagaatcattcctcagaactgatatccataaggttttgttattgtgtccattaatcctcatttcctattgttttggttagttggatTATAAGTGATGTAGGCTCAGTCACTaagcttttaataaaatatattggttaagaaaattgagcctacagccaaacataaaagaacataccttcttctcagtacctcacagaACATACTTGGTCACATagcaaacctcaacaaatacaagaatattaaaataacctCTTGCACCATATCAGACacccatggattaaagctggaactcaacaacaacagaaagcctacaaattcatggaaactaaacaactccctactcagtgaccactgAGTCCGggatgaaataaaggaaaaataaaaaagactttctagaattcaatgaaaattaaggcacaacatacccaaacttatgggacacaatgaaagcagtgctaagatgaaaggTCTTATCattaagtaccttcataaagaaattggggaGAGCCagtactagcaacttaacagcacacctgaaagctctagaacaaaaagaagcaaacacaccaatgaggagtagacaacaggaaataattaaactcgaacctgaaatcaataaataagaaacaagagaacaatgcaaagaagagctggttctttgagaaaaatcaacaagattgacaaacccttagccaaactaaaaggcagagagagagagagagagagagagagagagagagagagagagagagagagagagagagagagagagagagagagaatatacaaatcaacaaaatcagaaataaaaaggggggcATAACAGACACAGGAAATCCAAGGggtcattaggtcttacttcaaaagcctgtactccacaaaattggaaaacttaaaagaaatgtagaattttcttgatagatttcacttaccaaagttaaatcaagatcatgtaaacagtttaaacagtcctataacccctaaggaaatagaagcagtcttcaaaggtctcccaaccaaaagaagcccaggtccagatggttttagcacaaaaATCTACCAAACAtagaaagaagagctaatactcctcaaattattccacaatatagaaacagaagcaatattccttttggagttttttgtttttgtttttgttttttttgttttgttttgttttgttttgttttgtttctcatgtCAGgactctttcattttatttttatatttccctctctctttttaccctacaagtccttgcatatatattatgacttccagtttatttttttatggaatttctgagtgtgcaagcaaatgaatggatctgtttcttgtgccttctcttgggctcttttccttgtatttgtttgctttgtccaattctgatgtgttagtttctgctctttatcttactatattttattttctcatagtcCCATAGAAACCTGTTTGCTCGCTAATGAAAGGGGCTGGATGTGGAGAGCAGCAGATCtagggaagagctgggaggagcagggggaggggaactGTAATCATAATGTATTGCATGGGAAAAATAGTCTCTTTTAcgtaaaggaaacaaaaagaaattgccaAATGTGGCCATCTAAATATATGGTGCaaacttttcttttcccataaAGCTACATGAATTTTGCTCTATCCACACAGAAAACAAGCAGCTCTTAAAGTGCCACTGAAATCCTAGTAATGCTCAGTGGGTCACACAGGAAAGAGAGCGTGAACGTGGAAAGGGAACCTGTTGAGAAGGACATTTCAGCAGGAGAAGGAGCAAACATGAGACAAAGCAGTTGGGGATGagaatggctaaaatccattAAACACacgtatgaaactgtcaaagaatggtaagtaaataaatctttaaaatatgaatgcGCATACATATAAATGCCTTGGAAGCAATTTTGGATGAAATAATCAAGCgcataaaaatagatattaaataTGGAATAGTTGAAGATATGTATTAAATATGGATCCGGAAGAGTGTCTCTATAAGTCACCAGATCTATTAAACATAAAAGCCACataatttatttacaaattatacatacatatattatgtaaaaaTCTCTCCATATTTCAACAGTTTATAGTATTGGGTTATCTTGTAACAGATATGGCCTTTAGAATCatataatatatgtgaaaaattaaaGTAGTGATGATacaaaaatagacataaaatttgacaAAGAGATCAAACAAGATAAGAGCTGGAAGCAGTGCATTAAATTTGACTTACTAGCACTGTTCAGAGCTAGCTTATGTTGAGTTGAAGAATCATTGGGTTGAAGAAGTGGATAGTGGCCTCAGGCTTAATTTCAAGCAgatttgggttttaaaaaaaaaaaaaaaaaatatataagcagtTAGAAAAGCCTATTGTTTGGTTgacactgtttttattattttagaataacGATGATAGACTATTTGTAGATCAAGTGAGTAACAAGTAGAGGATACACACAGCATTGATGATAATTACTGTCTAAACTTCCCTGAATGGTGTCTTATTCATCTATTTACTTGTCTTCTAGTCTTGTGCCTAAAAGCaaccttttttaaagatttatttatttattatgtatacagtgctctgcctgcttgtacccctgcaggtaagaagagggcatcagatcacattatagatggctgtgagccaccatattgttgctgggaattgaactcaggacctctggaagagcagttagtgctcttaaccactgagccatctatttaGCCCCTAAAAGCAACTTTAACTTTACTCCCATTAATTGGTCTTCCTTAAGAGTGGTTCTGTAAAATTCCACACTCACTTCTTTTGCTCAAGCAACTAAACAATTCCTTGACtaaattagaaaacatttagAACATCATGTCAGTACATGGCCACATCTGAACATTCCTGATCTCTTCTAGAATATCATGCCAGGAAATCGGTTACACAtccatgttcgtgtgtgtgtgtgtgtgtgtgtgtgtgtgtgtgtgtgtgtgtgtgttccccatTCTTTTATTTATGACACGGTACCTGGTGAGAAATTCCATAGTCATAAAACCTACCTGCATCATATCTAACCTTACTCAGGAAGTTAAGTTTACAAAAGGGTGAAAAACGTGTTCTTTAATTTACAAGATCTTCTAGAATACTTTATAATTTCAaagataaaatgttattttcatgcTATAAATCTGAAACACATCaattttgtaaagaaaatgttatctctatggaaacagaaaggaaaatattccagGCTTTCACAAAGAGTCTTTTCTGGAAAATTAATGTTAATGTCAAATCTGTCTCTCTTTATTTCCCAACTGTCTTCAGATCTTCTTCTAGCTTAGGCCTCTTCTATGGACAGGGATTAAGCAGCATTTTGGATCCACATCAGTCATATTAGATATGCTACTGCGATACATTGGTTTAAGATGTCACCACTAGAAACCTGGAAGGATAGTGGCAAGTACTAACCAAAGActggcctcccctgcctcccctgcctccctgcctccctgcctccctgccttcctctctccctgcctccctgcctccctgccttcctctctccctgcctcctggcctccctgcctccttgccttcctgcttccctgccttcctctctccctgcctccctgcctccctgcctccctgcctccctgcctccctgcctccctgcctccctgcctccctgcctccctgcctccctgcctccctgccttcctctctccctgcctcctggcctccctgcctccttgcctccctgcctccctgccttcctctctccctgtctccctgcctccctgccttcctctctccctgtctccctgcctccctgccttcctctctccctgtctccctgccttcctctccccctctcactATATGCCTGTCTCCATCTACCCCACTTCTCTTTTATAAAAATCTCACATTCTGCAACAACTCATCTGACTATACTCCCATGTTAGGTAGAAGCATTGCTAAAAACTCAACCAAATCATTCTCAATGACCTTTTAAAACAGAAGCCCCCCGAGTACTCAAATACTGTGTTTGTCATACTAAAGTGTGTCAGAATTACACTCAGACATATGTCCAGCAATTTTGAACACATGAACATATCAAAAGGAAGGACAAgccattctattaaaaaaaacatgatcTTACAACTTTGTGAGAAAAACTTTCTTTGTTCACTACTGGAAATATAAATTCATACTTTCATGGAttcttctttaattaattttctatcaAAATGTATAAATGTGATGTTTAAAAGCTgtatcttggagctggagaggtggctcagaggttaagagcacagtctcctcttccaaaggCCTCGAATTccattctcagcaaccacatggtggctaataaccacctgttgagatctggtgccttcttgtggtgggcagaacactgtataagtaattaaagaatttttttaagtaagaGCTGTATCTATCATCCCAGAGAGTTGCTGTTAAAGCCATGTGGTGGTTGGTTTACTGCAGAGATATCAAAGATGGCCTGTGGTGAAACAGAGTGCCTAATTTGTAGGATTCTTAGAGGTAGAATATCATAAGCTGATGTATGGAACTatgtttctttattatatatagcCAGTGGTGTTGAATGGCCTCTGACCTTGCTAGGAGATTTAATCTATAAATAACTATAATGGAAActaaaagtaattaaatataaGTCATAACTGCTTCATAGTCCTTActctaaatttaaaaaggaaactttaaaacattaaatgaatgTACACAGCCAAAGATTCTAAATTTATCCTGAGTTCATTATAAAGAATGTTTGTGCCCAACATCCTTTGAATTTACTGATTCATTCAAAATACACTGTGATGACCTAAGCAGACATCATAGAATACAATGTTTTATTGAACAGACTCTGACACTAATCTTGGGTGGGAAATTATGAGTGTACTTCAATTAGAATCAAGCTTTCTTACCTGTCTAACAACTTTTGTGTCTCTACtctctcacaaaaaaaaaaaaatctacttcaaAAGATAAGGCATAAATCCCAGTATCCTCATTAACAATCTAGCATTTGGGAAAGCACTACAATTTCCTCAGGCCTGAAAAGCGACCCGGCCTCTTAGAAATGGGAGCTGGTATGATCTCTATCcaatgaaatatataaatgttcttATCAGACCCAGTAAGCTAGCTTTTAAGTTTACAATTATCATCAtaattatttgtgtatttacatGATGTCAGATTCACCCATGGCACAGCACAAATGTGGAGGCCAGGCGGCAATGTTGTGAGTCACTGTTTCCACTTTTATATGGATCTAGGAAACACACTCAGGTTGCCAAGTTTGCAAGACAAGTGAGTTTACCCACTGGGTAGTTTCTTGGCCTTAGTAAGATAATTTTTAAACCCATATTTTAGTTTTGTACATTTGTTATGCTAAATCTAACATATAAAGctgaaataacatttttaaagaacatattcACTGGTTGTAGGGACTGTACCCATAAATCCTATTTATCTGTTTCCTTTATAGCCCCAACTCCCAGCATCCTTAGAGCACCacaggaaaaaattaaatgatacaaAAAGATACAGCATTTGGTGACTTTAAAAACATGAGATTAATATACTATAATAGAAAACACTCCAGGGGAAAATACTGATAAAGTACTTTCAGATTCTTCTGTTTTGCATTTTTCACAACATAGACTTGTTTATATTGAAAGATTTGAAGAACAATTGCTTATAAAAATAATGTCCATTAAAATGCCGTATATACCCAAttctaatattataaaataaaatatgcagaaCTATGAATATGCACAATATGTCAAAAAGTGGTTATGTCTCAATGTTATGTTACTTTGAGGTTTTTTTCTATTCGTTCTAGAATCTTTAAAATTCTCTATAAACATGCTATAATTTTGAAATGCTGTATCTCATTATAAAAATGAGAACACAAGGCATAAAAAGgcaaataagaaagtaaagtaATTAAACTCCCAATCTGAGTTTTGAAATTCAGCAGTGTGCAACACATTGACCATTCATTTGCCTAAGACCCTTCTCTTCAAATTTATTATGGCCTCCTTCACATCTTTGTTTCTGAGGCTATAGATTAAAGGATTCATCAAGGGAGTCATCACCCCATAGAACATGGATATAAGTTTGTCTGTAGCATCCAAGTCATCTACAGTGAGCGTGTCTCTAGACTTGGGTTTCATGTACATGAACAGGATGGTCCCATAGAAGATTATCACCACAGTCAAGTGGGCTGAGCAGGTAGAAAaggctttccttctcccctcagcAGAGCGAATTTTGAGAATGCTGGAAATGATTAATGAGTACGAGATGACAATGAGGAGCAGTGGCATCAAAGTGAACAAAGTTGTGGCCACAACCATGATGAATTCATTGCCTGAGATGTCAGTGCAAGCCATCTTCATGACAGCCAGGATTTCACAGAGAAAATGATTGATGACTTTGCCACAGAAAGGCAGTCGCATCACAAATGCAGTTTGTACTGCAGAGTTGGCAATGCCTGAAAACCAGGACCCAGATGCCATAGCCACATAGGAATTCTTGCTCATGATGATAGGGTACCTCAAAGGGTTGCAGATAGCCACGTAGCGGTCAAAGGCCATCATGCCCAGGAGCACACACTCTGTTGTCCCCATGGCTAAGCCAAGAAACATCTGCACTGCACAGCCCAGAAAggaaatagtttttctttctgagagaaATCTTACCAGGGCGAAGGGAATAGAAGACGTAGTGAAGCAGATGTCCAGGAAAGACAGGTTCCCCAGGAAGAAGTACATAGGGGTATGAAGGTGAGAGTCAAAAATGCTGATTATTATAAGAGTGCCATTGCCTGCTAAGATGACTACATACATCATTAAGATGAGCACAAAAAAGAGATGCTCAAGCCCTGGGTAACCAGAAAGGCCTTTCAGGAAAAATTCCTCCAAATGAGTTTGGTTTTTCCATTCCATTGTTCTGCCTCTTGTTTACTTTACctgtaagaatttaaaaaaaaaaaaaaaagtaaatcgcATATTCTATACTATAACAGGTTCAAGTCTGTCAAtgcaaaagtataaaaatttgCATTCAGCTCaataagggagggaaggagttaatcaaaaaaaggagagaggggaaaagagggggaaggagagaaggataaaaaaataaaca
Coding sequences:
- the LOC127206997 gene encoding olfactory receptor 13C9-like, whose translation is MEWKNQTHLEEFFLKGLSGYPGLEHLFFVLILMMYVVILAGNGTLIIISIFDSHLHTPMYFFLGNLSFLDICFTTSSIPFALVRFLSERKTISFLGCAVQMFLGLAMGTTECVLLGMMAFDRYVAICNPLRYPIIMSKNSYVAMASGSWFSGIANSAVQTAFVMRLPFCGKVINHFLCEILAVMKMACTDISGNEFIMVVATTLFTLMPLLLIVISYSLIISSILKIRSAEGRRKAFSTCSAHLTVVIIFYGTILFMYMKPKSRDTLTVDDLDATDKLISMFYGVMTPLMNPLIYSLRNKDVKEAIINLKRRVLGK